One window of Gloeothece citriformis PCC 7424 genomic DNA carries:
- a CDS encoding PstS family phosphate ABC transporter substrate-binding protein, with protein MKTIERKQTEGFPSQLLSLGIALILVSCASVPEESQDIKIDGSSTVYPITEKVVEEFKTNRKQDTNISLEVSGTTGGFRQFCEGKTDINNASRPILAEEMALCSRNGVSYIELPVAFDALTVVVNPNNTWAKTLTTQELKKMWEPAAEGKISRWNQIRAEFPDRPLNLFGAGSKSGTFGYFNEAIVGAEDASRQDYVATEDDNIIVQGVSQDPDALGYFGLSYYEANQNKLKAVEIDSGKGAIAPTREAVAKAQYQPLARPLFIYVNLKASQEKEDLRQFITFYLKQVEEIVQAVGYIPLTEESYHINEITFNKGEAGTVFGGVAQFNVTLPELQRKQAQIHIETTKNK; from the coding sequence ATGAAGACGATCGAGCGGAAACAAACGGAAGGTTTTCCCTCGCAACTCTTAAGCTTAGGAATTGCCCTAATTTTGGTTTCTTGTGCTTCTGTCCCTGAAGAGTCTCAAGACATTAAAATTGATGGATCTAGTACGGTTTATCCTATCACCGAAAAAGTAGTAGAAGAGTTTAAAACGAACAGAAAACAAGACACTAATATTAGCCTAGAAGTATCGGGAACAACGGGAGGTTTTCGCCAATTTTGTGAAGGTAAAACTGATATTAATAATGCGTCTCGTCCTATTCTTGCTGAGGAGATGGCTTTATGTAGTCGCAACGGTGTATCTTATATCGAGTTACCGGTTGCTTTTGATGCCTTAACCGTAGTCGTTAACCCCAATAATACCTGGGCTAAGACTTTAACGACACAAGAGTTAAAAAAAATGTGGGAACCGGCTGCTGAAGGGAAAATTAGCCGATGGAATCAAATTAGAGCGGAATTTCCGGATCGCCCTCTGAATCTATTTGGGGCAGGAAGTAAGTCAGGAACGTTTGGCTACTTTAATGAGGCAATTGTCGGGGCTGAAGACGCATCCCGTCAAGATTATGTTGCCACAGAAGACGACAACATTATTGTACAAGGAGTCAGTCAAGATCCTGATGCTTTAGGTTATTTTGGGTTATCTTACTACGAAGCGAATCAAAATAAACTCAAAGCAGTAGAAATCGATAGCGGCAAAGGAGCGATCGCACCCACTAGAGAGGCTGTAGCCAAAGCCCAATATCAGCCTTTAGCCCGTCCTTTATTTATTTATGTCAATCTCAAAGCCTCCCAAGAAAAAGAGGATTTGAGACAATTTATCACCTTTTATCTAAAACAAGTTGAAGAAATTGTTCAAGCTGTTGGTTACATTCCTTTAACCGAGGAATCCTATCACATCAATGAAATTACCTTCAATAAAGGAGAAGCGGGAACGGTATTTGGTGGAGTAGCCCAATTTAATGTCACTCTTCCCGAATTACAGCGAAAACAAGCCCAGATACACATTGAAACCACTAAAAATAAGTAA
- a CDS encoding ArsR/SmtB family transcription factor, translated as MQVKTSSDLTTVLTSFHALSDPIRLQIIDLLRSQELCVCELCEKLNLAQSKLSFHLKTLKEAKLLFSRQEGRWIYYRLNLAQFLILEEYLSELRRFASIFPARSCQDSPD; from the coding sequence ATGCAAGTTAAGACCTCTTCTGATTTAACAACAGTCCTGACCAGTTTTCATGCTTTGTCAGATCCGATTAGATTACAAATAATAGATTTATTGCGCTCTCAGGAGTTATGTGTCTGTGAGCTATGTGAAAAGCTCAATCTAGCTCAATCTAAGCTTTCTTTTCACCTCAAAACCTTAAAAGAAGCTAAATTACTCTTTTCACGCCAAGAAGGGCGCTGGATTTATTATCGTCTTAATTTGGCACAATTTTTGATTTTAGAAGAGTATTTGTCAGAATTAAGACGGTTTGCTTCTATTTTTCCCGCCCGCTCTTGTCAAGACTCCCCAGACTAA
- the ltrA gene encoding group II intron reverse transcriptase/maturase yields MPKTDSTRNTVGCGQIRPKLQWNQINWKQLERRVFKLQKRIFQAASRGDVRTVRRLQKTLLRSWSAKMLAVRRVTQDNQGRKTAGVDGVKSLTPKQRMNLVGQLKLTCKAKPTRRVWIPKPGKDEKRPLGIPCMSERALQALVKIALEPEWEAKFEPNSYGFRPGRGCHDAIEAIFSQLRAKAKYVLDADISKCFDKINHEKLLLKLNTFPTLRRQIRAWLKAGVMDGGKLFPTEEGTPQGGVISPLLANIALHGMEKIIKSFAEEPGKDLKKEFPLNSKRDRASSIALIRYADDFVLIHESLAVVEKGKEILETWLNELGLELKLEKTRITHTLEKHQGKVGFNFLGFNVRQYKCSRHKAMKNTRGKNLGFTLTIKPMREKVLEHYKKLRDIVDAHKAAPQAALISKLNPIIRGWSNYYSTVVSSEEKSLLDHLLYLKLNSWAKRRHPNKGVNKIMEKYWHIKQLGKWKFCTLEDGKITSQLLKHSEIHHRIHTKVKGSASPYDGDLIEWSKRMGNNPIIPTRISKLLKAQKGKCVQCGLFFKNGDKLEVDHIKPKSLGGRDEYKNWQLLHRHCHDEKTTLDGSIGDKSGCNSAKPKSQSIFPENYRWIDDLLVCSVRDKYQLIEEPDEVKVSRPVLKTSQRGDSLA; encoded by the coding sequence ATGCCTAAAACAGATTCAACTAGGAATACTGTGGGATGTGGACAAATCAGACCGAAACTCCAGTGGAATCAAATCAACTGGAAACAACTGGAACGACGAGTCTTTAAACTTCAAAAGCGCATTTTCCAAGCTGCTAGTCGTGGCGATGTTAGAACAGTTCGCAGACTCCAGAAGACCCTTTTACGCTCTTGGTCAGCAAAAATGCTAGCTGTCAGACGGGTAACACAAGACAATCAAGGTCGTAAAACTGCCGGTGTGGATGGCGTGAAATCGTTAACCCCAAAGCAACGAATGAACCTTGTAGGGCAACTCAAATTGACCTGTAAAGCCAAGCCCACTAGAAGAGTTTGGATACCTAAACCAGGAAAAGACGAGAAACGTCCATTAGGAATCCCATGTATGTCTGAGAGAGCATTACAAGCGTTAGTAAAAATAGCATTAGAACCAGAATGGGAGGCTAAATTCGAGCCAAACAGTTATGGTTTTAGACCAGGACGCGGATGTCACGATGCTATTGAAGCAATATTCTCACAACTACGCGCTAAAGCCAAATACGTTCTAGACGCGGACATCTCCAAATGCTTCGATAAAATTAACCATGAAAAACTGCTCTTAAAACTAAATACCTTCCCCACCCTACGAAGACAAATTCGAGCTTGGTTAAAAGCTGGTGTGATGGATGGAGGCAAACTATTTCCAACCGAAGAAGGGACACCACAGGGAGGCGTTATAAGTCCTCTACTAGCCAATATCGCCCTACACGGAATGGAAAAAATCATTAAATCGTTTGCAGAAGAACCTGGAAAAGACCTCAAAAAAGAATTTCCATTGAATTCAAAAAGAGATAGAGCTTCATCTATCGCCCTAATCCGATATGCAGACGATTTCGTCCTAATCCACGAAAGCCTAGCCGTAGTGGAAAAGGGCAAGGAGATACTCGAAACATGGTTAAATGAACTAGGACTAGAATTAAAACTCGAAAAGACCCGAATCACCCATACCCTGGAAAAACATCAAGGAAAAGTGGGATTTAACTTTTTAGGGTTCAATGTCCGACAATACAAGTGTAGTCGGCATAAAGCCATGAAAAACACTCGTGGAAAAAACCTCGGCTTTACTCTAACAATAAAGCCAATGAGAGAAAAAGTCCTAGAACATTACAAAAAACTTCGTGACATCGTAGATGCCCATAAAGCTGCTCCCCAAGCTGCCCTGATTTCCAAATTAAATCCAATAATTAGAGGTTGGTCAAACTACTACAGTACGGTAGTAAGTAGTGAAGAAAAGTCACTCTTAGACCATCTCCTATACCTTAAATTAAATAGTTGGGCAAAAAGAAGGCATCCAAATAAAGGGGTCAATAAAATCATGGAAAAATACTGGCATATCAAACAATTAGGGAAATGGAAATTCTGTACCTTAGAAGACGGAAAAATAACATCCCAACTTCTAAAACACTCAGAAATACACCATAGAATTCACACTAAAGTGAAAGGTAGTGCCAGCCCCTATGACGGTGATTTAATTGAATGGAGTAAAAGAATGGGTAATAATCCTATTATTCCAACCAGGATTTCTAAGTTACTCAAGGCACAAAAGGGAAAATGTGTCCAATGCGGATTGTTCTTTAAAAATGGAGATAAATTAGAAGTTGACCACATCAAACCAAAGTCTTTAGGCGGAAGGGATGAATACAAAAACTGGCAACTACTCCATCGTCATTGCCACGATGAAAAGACTACTTTAGATGGTAGTATTGGCGACAAATCTGGCTGTAACAGTGCCAAGCCTAAATCACAATCAATATTTCCAGAGAACTATCGATGGATTGATGATTTGTTGGTGTGCAGTGTACGTGACAAGTACCAATTAATTGAGGAGCCGGATGAGGTGAAAGTCTCACGTCCGGTTCTGAAGACGAGTCAGAGGGGTGACTCTCTGGCTTAG
- a CDS encoding thioredoxin family protein codes for MSTVTSPKRIRNSLIAIVAIVLSAAIFLGFQTQANSNSLEAQAQKSTPIDVALTNGKPTLTEFYADWCTSCQAMADDLAEIKSKYGDQVNFAMLNVDNSKWLPEILRYRVDGIPHFVYFNNKGEEIAQSLGEQPPSIIEANLDALIAETSLPYASSNGQISTFNPGVNAATSDPRTHSSQQK; via the coding sequence ATGTCAACCGTAACCTCTCCTAAGCGAATCAGAAATAGTCTCATTGCGATCGTCGCTATTGTCCTCAGTGCGGCAATTTTTCTCGGTTTTCAAACTCAGGCTAACTCAAACTCTTTAGAAGCACAAGCGCAAAAGTCCACCCCGATCGACGTAGCTTTAACCAATGGAAAACCCACTTTAACAGAATTTTATGCGGATTGGTGTACTAGCTGTCAAGCGATGGCTGACGATCTCGCAGAAATTAAAAGCAAGTATGGGGATCAAGTTAATTTTGCTATGCTGAATGTTGATAATAGCAAATGGCTGCCGGAAATTTTACGGTATCGAGTTGATGGGATTCCCCATTTTGTTTATTTTAATAACAAGGGAGAAGAGATTGCCCAAAGCCTAGGAGAACAACCTCCATCAATTATAGAAGCTAACTTAGATGCTTTAATTGCAGAAACCTCTTTACCTTATGCTTCTTCTAACGGTCAAATTTCTACTTTTAATCCTGGTGTTAATGCTGCTACTAGCGATCCTCGTACCCATAGCAGTCAACAAAAATAG
- a CDS encoding NIL domain-containing protein, with amino-acid sequence MKKRVTLTFGRNNVYMPVTYILAKDFNVAANIIRAQVAPNQVGKLVVELSGDIDELEAAIEWLRSQSITVSLASREILIDEESCVHCGLCTGVCPTEALRLEPETFKLKFVRSRCVVCEQCIPTCPVQAISTNL; translated from the coding sequence ATGAAAAAACGGGTAACTTTGACTTTTGGAAGAAATAACGTCTATATGCCAGTCACTTACATTTTGGCGAAGGATTTTAATGTAGCTGCCAATATTATCCGTGCCCAAGTAGCCCCTAATCAAGTGGGTAAGTTGGTGGTTGAGTTGTCGGGGGATATTGATGAGTTAGAAGCGGCTATAGAATGGTTACGATCGCAAAGTATTACGGTTTCTTTGGCCAGTCGAGAGATTCTCATTGATGAGGAAAGTTGTGTACACTGTGGGTTATGTACGGGAGTCTGTCCAACCGAGGCACTTAGACTTGAACCGGAGACATTTAAATTAAAATTTGTGCGTTCTCGCTGTGTGGTTTGTGAACAATGTATCCCGACTTGTCCAGTTCAGGCTATTTCGACTAATCTTTAA
- a CDS encoding DUF29 domain-containing protein, translating into MTKTSTQTLYSKDFALWVEETVNQLKAKEFNQVDWDNLIEEIESLAKKDKRELESRLTTLFEHALKRQYVPLPDCYRGWEVTISRTQQELNLILRDSPSLGNYFLQVIDECYKNALKNIRKEYDTEFPDAYLLTRDVDRLLTEDFWKAR; encoded by the coding sequence ATGACAAAAACATCTACTCAAACTCTGTATAGTAAAGATTTTGCTCTTTGGGTTGAGGAGACTGTCAACCAATTAAAAGCGAAAGAATTTAATCAAGTTGATTGGGATAATTTAATTGAGGAGATTGAATCTTTGGCAAAAAAAGATAAGAGAGAATTAGAAAGTCGCTTAACCACTTTATTTGAACACGCTTTAAAACGTCAATATGTTCCCTTGCCTGATTGCTATCGAGGTTGGGAGGTAACTATTTCTCGCACTCAACAAGAGTTAAACCTAATTCTTAGAGATTCTCCCAGTCTGGGTAATTATTTTTTGCAAGTGATTGATGAATGTTATAAAAATGCTTTGAAAAATATCCGTAAGGAATATGATACAGAATTTCCTGATGCTTATCTGTTGACTAGAGATGTAGATAGGTTACTAACTGAAGATTTTTGGAAGGCAAGATAA
- a CDS encoding DUF488 domain-containing protein, with protein MNKTSKDQYFILTFGYGNRVNYDTLLDYIKEFKIDFLIDVREKPRAWSRKWYGDQLEKFCHEQGIEYLSETTLGNVSGTSHWVSPDPKKAEQVLQDIAQKTQSKTVLLLCAEMDHHRCHRVEVAEKLQELIHLPIKHLE; from the coding sequence ATGAACAAAACATCTAAAGATCAGTATTTTATTTTAACATTTGGCTACGGAAATAGAGTTAATTATGATACTTTATTAGATTACATTAAAGAATTTAAGATTGATTTTCTTATTGATGTTCGAGAAAAACCTCGCGCTTGGAGTCGTAAATGGTATGGGGATCAACTTGAAAAATTTTGCCATGAACAAGGAATAGAATATTTATCGGAAACGACATTAGGAAATGTTTCAGGAACAAGTCATTGGGTTTCCCCTGATCCTAAAAAAGCGGAGCAAGTTTTACAAGATATTGCTCAAAAAACTCAATCCAAAACTGTTTTACTGTTATGTGCAGAAATGGATCATCATCGCTGTCATCGTGTTGAGGTAGCAGAAAAATTACAAGAATTAATTCATCTGCCTATTAAGCATTTAGAGTAA
- the lipA gene encoding lipoyl synthase, whose translation MTVKPEWLRVKAPQWQRVGSVKEILRDLALNTVCEEASCPNIGECFHAGTATFLIMGPACTRACPYCDIDFEKKPLPLDQSEPLRLAEAVQRLKLNHVVITSVNRDDLPDGGASQFVRCIEEVRKISPHTTIEVLIPDLCGNWDALALILQANPEVLNHNTETIPRLYRRVRPQANYERSLELLQRTRHLAPQVYTKSGIMVGLGESDEEVRQVMEDLRRVECDILTIGQYLQPSQKHLGVQEFVTPGQFEAWREYGESIGFLQVVSSPLTRSSYHAEQVRNLMQKYPRSLIKS comes from the coding sequence GTGACTGTAAAACCTGAATGGCTGAGGGTAAAAGCGCCTCAATGGCAACGAGTGGGAAGTGTTAAAGAAATTCTTCGAGATTTAGCCTTAAATACCGTCTGTGAAGAAGCGTCTTGTCCGAATATTGGCGAATGTTTCCACGCCGGAACCGCTACTTTTTTAATTATGGGGCCGGCTTGTACCCGTGCCTGTCCCTATTGTGACATCGATTTTGAAAAAAAACCCTTACCCCTCGATCAAAGCGAACCTCTACGGTTAGCTGAAGCAGTACAACGCCTCAAACTCAATCATGTCGTCATTACTTCTGTCAACCGAGATGACTTACCCGATGGGGGTGCGTCTCAATTTGTCCGATGTATCGAAGAAGTCCGCAAAATATCCCCTCATACAACCATAGAAGTGTTAATTCCCGATTTGTGCGGCAATTGGGACGCATTAGCCCTAATTTTACAAGCTAATCCCGAAGTTCTCAACCACAATACCGAAACTATCCCCCGATTATATCGACGGGTTCGTCCTCAAGCCAACTATGAGCGATCGCTCGAACTGCTCCAACGTACCCGACACTTAGCCCCTCAAGTTTACACTAAATCGGGGATCATGGTCGGACTTGGAGAAAGTGACGAAGAAGTGCGTCAAGTGATGGAAGATTTACGCCGAGTAGAGTGTGATATTCTCACCATAGGACAATATCTTCAACCCTCTCAAAAACATTTAGGGGTACAAGAGTTTGTTACTCCTGGACAATTTGAAGCTTGGCGAGAATACGGGGAAAGCATCGGTTTTTTACAAGTGGTGTCTTCTCCTTTAACCCGGAGTTCCTATCATGCAGAACAAGTCAGAAATTTAATGCAAAAATATCCCCGTTCCCTCATAAAGAGTTAA
- a CDS encoding CAAD domain-containing protein, which produces MEAKEQQIDQTTIKTEPGTLAKPSAEQPWMEYVQPVLDTLAKVPDYIGDFFADNKKPLITIGLIIAGLVTVKVTLAVLGAIDDIPLLAPVLELVGLGYTAWFVYRYLLKEESRKELILEFEALKTQVFGNSSNS; this is translated from the coding sequence ATGGAAGCAAAAGAGCAACAAATTGATCAAACCACCATCAAGACTGAACCCGGAACTTTAGCTAAACCGAGTGCTGAACAACCCTGGATGGAGTATGTACAACCCGTTTTAGACACTTTGGCTAAAGTGCCTGATTACATCGGCGATTTTTTTGCAGATAATAAAAAACCTCTGATTACCATTGGCTTAATTATCGCTGGTCTGGTAACGGTTAAAGTGACTTTAGCGGTTTTAGGGGCGATCGATGATATTCCCCTACTGGCTCCGGTTTTAGAACTGGTAGGATTAGGATACACCGCCTGGTTTGTCTATCGTTATCTCCTCAAAGAGGAAAGCCGCAAAGAGTTAATTTTGGAGTTTGAAGCCCTTAAAACACAAGTTTTCGGCAACAGTTCCAATAGTTAA